In one window of Skermanella rosea DNA:
- a CDS encoding ThiF family adenylyltransferase, whose product MTMPTMPVRAFDFDYDEAFSRNIGWVTEWEQQILRTKRVAIAGMGGVGGVHLLTLARLGIGAFNISDMDVFETVNFNRQIGASTATLGRPKVDVMAGMARDINPTAEIRRFPNGISDDNIDDFLDGVDLFIDGFDFFVLDVRAKVFARCAELGIPAITAGPIGMGTAYLVFMPGGMTFEQYFGLEGQPIEQQYVNFLVGLTPRGLHRSYLVDPSRLDLVNQRGPSTGMACQICAGVTGIEALRILLNRGGVKAAPWFHQFDAYRGRFVSRKLPGGSRHVGQRFKQKLGMRMMQAIARNAPQARPEPRASEIERILDLARWAPSGDNSQPWRFHVDGDDAVTVLIRNEAGANVYEYADGQPTLLSAGHLLETIAIAAARFGRRMEWALERTDAGEPGIRIKVRLPKQPGIRPDPLEGFVKLRSVDRTAYKRDGLTQAQKDALAEALGPDLTLSWFESRGERWKFSRLNGLATDIRLRCREAYDVHRRMIDWENRFSPHGLPSTAIGLDGATRKLMRWAMEDWSRVERMNLLGTGAASLQLDILPGMACAGHFTIGWSTPRTARPTAEELLAAGQRLQRFWLTAAKLGLAMQPSLAPLAFASYAVTGTRFTEAPKLIAKAEKLAVELGRVSGHEVDSLVFMGRIGRPRTTRPASRSHRRPLDELIVGDDRRTDGKDRQDQDVARSA is encoded by the coding sequence ATGACCATGCCCACGATGCCTGTGCGCGCGTTCGACTTCGACTATGACGAGGCCTTCAGCCGCAACATCGGGTGGGTCACCGAGTGGGAGCAGCAGATCTTGCGCACCAAGCGGGTCGCCATCGCCGGCATGGGCGGCGTCGGCGGAGTCCACCTGCTGACGCTGGCGCGCCTGGGCATCGGCGCCTTCAACATCTCGGACATGGACGTCTTCGAGACGGTCAACTTCAACCGGCAGATCGGCGCCAGCACCGCCACGCTCGGCCGGCCGAAGGTCGACGTGATGGCCGGCATGGCGCGCGACATCAACCCGACCGCCGAGATCCGCCGTTTCCCGAATGGAATCAGCGACGACAACATCGACGATTTCCTGGACGGCGTCGACCTGTTCATCGACGGCTTCGACTTCTTCGTCCTGGACGTGCGCGCCAAGGTGTTCGCCCGCTGCGCCGAGCTGGGCATCCCGGCGATCACGGCGGGGCCGATCGGCATGGGCACGGCCTACCTGGTCTTCATGCCCGGCGGCATGACCTTCGAGCAGTATTTCGGCCTGGAAGGCCAGCCGATCGAGCAGCAATACGTCAATTTCCTGGTCGGGCTGACGCCCCGCGGCCTGCACCGCTCCTATCTGGTCGATCCGTCCCGGCTGGACCTGGTCAACCAGCGCGGACCGTCCACCGGCATGGCCTGCCAGATCTGCGCCGGCGTGACCGGGATCGAGGCGCTCCGCATCCTGCTGAACCGCGGCGGCGTCAAGGCCGCCCCCTGGTTCCACCAGTTCGACGCCTATCGCGGGCGGTTCGTCAGCAGGAAGCTGCCGGGCGGCAGCCGGCATGTCGGCCAGCGGTTCAAGCAGAAGCTGGGCATGCGCATGATGCAGGCGATCGCCCGCAACGCGCCCCAGGCCAGGCCGGAGCCGCGCGCCTCGGAGATCGAGCGGATCCTCGACCTCGCCCGCTGGGCGCCCAGCGGCGACAACAGCCAGCCCTGGCGCTTCCATGTCGACGGCGACGACGCGGTGACGGTGCTGATCCGGAACGAGGCTGGCGCCAACGTCTACGAGTATGCCGACGGCCAGCCGACGCTGCTGTCGGCCGGCCACCTGCTGGAGACCATCGCCATCGCCGCGGCCCGGTTCGGCCGGCGGATGGAGTGGGCGCTTGAACGGACGGATGCCGGCGAGCCCGGGATCCGGATCAAGGTCCGCCTGCCGAAGCAGCCGGGCATCCGGCCCGACCCGCTCGAAGGCTTCGTCAAGCTGCGGTCGGTGGACCGGACCGCCTACAAGCGCGACGGCCTGACGCAGGCGCAGAAGGACGCGCTGGCCGAGGCGCTGGGACCCGACCTGACCCTTTCCTGGTTCGAGAGCCGGGGGGAACGCTGGAAGTTCTCCCGCCTCAACGGGCTGGCCACCGACATCCGGCTGCGCTGCCGCGAAGCCTACGACGTCCACCGCCGGATGATCGACTGGGAGAACCGGTTCAGCCCGCACGGCCTGCCGTCCACCGCCATCGGGCTGGACGGCGCCACCCGCAAGCTCATGCGCTGGGCCATGGAGGACTGGTCGCGGGTCGAGCGGATGAACCTGCTGGGCACGGGCGCCGCCAGCCTTCAGCTGGACATCCTGCCGGGCATGGCCTGCGCCGGGCACTTCACCATCGGCTGGAGCACTCCCCGGACCGCCAGGCCGACGGCGGAGGAGCTGCTGGCCGCCGGGCAGCGGCTCCAGCGCTTCTGGCTGACCGCCGCGAAGCTGGGCTTGGCGATGCAGCCGAGCCTGGCGCCGCTCGCCTTCGCCAGCTACGCCGTCACGGGGACACGCTTCACGGAAGCGCCGAAGCTGATCGCCAAGGCGGAGAAACTGGCGGTCGAGCTGGGCCGGGTGTCCGGCCACGAGGTCGACTCGCTGGTCTTCATGGGCCGCATCGGCCGCCCCAGGACCACCCGCCCGGCCAGCCGCTCGCACCGCAGGCCGCTGGACGAGCTGATCGTCGGCGACGACCGCCGGACGGACGGAAAGGACCGCCAGGACCAGGATGTCGCCCGCAGCGCCTGA
- a CDS encoding PEP-CTERM/exosortase system-associated acyltransferase, with protein MSRSRHHRDTVVCATKNKLEDTMYHSRSGVERLVSEGQAIGNATSLTNDTAAPRKSPGFTGLEYYNSVFGSSIATTSELKNDCFRIRFQVYCIDNAFEDPANSPDGLERDSFDAHSVHSLLTHRATGNAIGTVRLVLPQHGGERRVLPMQRIAGAIAADAVAPFPVYRTAEISRFSIVKSFRQHMPENGVEATLSPEEWRKMLFHLPLGLIKSCVEMSVREGITHWAAVMEPALLRLLTRLGIHFNPLGSLVDYHGRRQPCWADLGAMLRRVHAERPDVWEIITDGGRLWPLDETSPAEAVAAPSRSACLAVAN; from the coding sequence ATGAGCAGGAGCCGCCATCACCGGGACACGGTGGTTTGTGCAACCAAAAACAAACTGGAAGACACCATGTACCATTCGAGATCTGGAGTTGAGCGGCTCGTATCCGAAGGGCAGGCCATCGGTAACGCCACTTCACTCACGAACGATACGGCTGCCCCGCGAAAGTCTCCCGGTTTCACCGGCCTGGAATACTACAATTCGGTTTTTGGATCTTCCATCGCGACGACTTCAGAACTTAAGAATGATTGTTTCCGTATTCGTTTTCAGGTTTATTGCATCGATAACGCGTTCGAAGACCCCGCGAACAGCCCCGATGGCCTCGAGCGCGACTCCTTCGACGCCCATTCCGTCCATTCCCTGCTGACCCATCGCGCCACCGGCAACGCCATCGGCACCGTCCGCCTGGTGCTCCCGCAGCATGGCGGCGAGCGCCGCGTGCTGCCGATGCAGCGGATCGCCGGCGCCATCGCGGCGGATGCCGTGGCGCCGTTCCCCGTCTACCGCACGGCCGAGATCTCGCGCTTCTCGATCGTCAAGAGTTTCCGCCAGCACATGCCGGAAAACGGGGTCGAGGCGACCCTTTCTCCCGAAGAATGGCGCAAGATGCTCTTCCATCTGCCGCTCGGGCTCATTAAATCCTGTGTCGAGATGAGCGTGCGCGAGGGAATCACCCATTGGGCCGCGGTGATGGAGCCGGCTTTGCTTCGGCTGCTGACCCGCCTCGGCATCCATTTCAACCCGCTGGGATCGTTGGTCGATTACCATGGACGGCGGCAGCCCTGCTGGGCCGACCTGGGCGCCATGCTGCGCCGCGTCCATGCCGAGCGTCCCGACGTGTGGGAAATCATTACCGATGGCGGCCGCCTGTGGCCGCTGGATGAAACGAGCCCGGCCGAAGCGGTCGCCGCTCCCTCCCGGTCGGCCTGCTTGGCGGTCGCCAACTGA
- a CDS encoding LamB/YcsF family protein, producing MAGVSRVDLNCDMGESFGVYTLGNDADMLKIVTSANVACGFHAGDPLVIDRTVRLALEAGVAVGAHPSFLDQWGFGRRPILGEDPADIEKMLVYQIGAVQALASAVGHRVTHVKAHGSLGNMAAVDADLALACARAVRAVDRDLICVVMPGMETERAAERMGLRAAREIYADRTYDDNGNLTSRKKPGAVLHDPGEAADRIVRMLEEEAIPTVSGARIPARIDTICVHGDNPQAVAMARTIRGRLEALGVAVEPFSRTLA from the coding sequence ATGGCAGGCGTTTCCCGGGTTGACCTGAACTGCGACATGGGCGAGAGCTTCGGCGTCTACACGCTGGGCAACGACGCCGATATGCTGAAGATCGTCACCAGCGCGAACGTCGCCTGCGGCTTCCATGCCGGCGACCCCCTGGTGATCGACCGCACCGTGCGCCTCGCCCTGGAAGCCGGCGTCGCGGTCGGCGCCCATCCCAGTTTCCTGGACCAGTGGGGTTTCGGCCGCCGCCCGATCCTGGGGGAGGATCCGGCCGACATCGAGAAGATGCTGGTCTACCAGATCGGCGCGGTCCAGGCGCTCGCCTCCGCCGTCGGCCACCGGGTCACCCACGTCAAGGCCCACGGGTCGCTCGGCAACATGGCGGCGGTCGATGCCGACCTCGCGCTGGCCTGCGCTCGGGCGGTGCGGGCCGTCGACCGCGACCTGATCTGCGTCGTCATGCCCGGCATGGAGACGGAGCGCGCGGCGGAACGGATGGGCCTGAGGGCCGCGCGGGAGATCTATGCCGACCGCACCTACGACGACAACGGCAACCTGACGTCCCGCAAGAAGCCCGGCGCCGTGCTGCACGACCCGGGGGAGGCGGCGGACCGGATCGTCCGCATGCTGGAGGAGGAGGCGATCCCGACGGTGAGCGGCGCCCGGATCCCGGCGCGGATCGACACCATCTGCGTCCACGGCGACAACCCCCAGGCGGTCGCGATGGCGCGCACCATCCGCGGGCGCCTGGAAGCCCTCGGCGTCGCGGTCGA